From Lolium perenne isolate Kyuss_39 chromosome 5, Kyuss_2.0, whole genome shotgun sequence, a single genomic window includes:
- the LOC127298327 gene encoding uncharacterized protein, which translates to MYLMNSYIFALQHLRRRRHPRSSAAAPLEDDDLLSEILLCLPPQPSSLPRASVVCKRWHRLVTDPHFICRFRRHHRRNPPLLGFFNSDRGRISFQPIMDAPNRVPSGRFSLQLDDGDGLRLLGCRHGLVLFLAYQRKQVLVWDPVTDDQHRIAVPTVFYMNTTRIQGTVLPADGEVHDFQVVLVAAFQDDRQVLASVYSSQAGVWGNPISAPLPPETYADVQFTHVCMPSVLVGDSLYWPLSRNFASSSHILEFNLERQGLAVIELPVYISEDYTDLTAMRAEGGGLGFLFVSEPDARAQLWKRKTDCDGVASWGLEKTIELDELLSLNSEEERQFLMFSGFAECNNVVFLKTRIGPFMVELESLQVKKLFKTTSFCHPFESVYVVPSISKQLIL; encoded by the coding sequence CCCACGCtcgtcggcggcggcgccgcTGGAAGATGACGACCTGCTCTCTGAGATCCTCCTCTGCCTTCCCCCGCAGCCTTCGTCCCTCCCGCGCGCATCCGTTGTCTGCAAGCGCTGGCACCGCCTCGTCACTGACCCCCACTTCATCTGCCGcttccgccgccaccaccgccgcaacCCTCCCCTGCTGGGCTTCTTCAACTCTGATCGCGGCAGAATCTCCTTCCAGCCAATTATGGATGCCCCCAATCGTGTCCCGTCAGGGCGCTTCTCCTTGCAGCTCGACGACGGGGACGGATTGAGGCTCCTCGGATGCCGCCATGGCCTCGTACTATTCCTCGCCTACCAGCGGAAGCAGGTCCTGGTGTGGGACCCCGTCACTGACGACCAGCACAGGATTGCCGTTCCAACGGTGTTCTACATGAACACAACCAGGATCCAGGGGACCGTGCTTCCTGCTGACGGCGAGGTCCACGACTTCCAGGTGGTCTTGGTAGCGGCGTTCCAAGACGATAGACAAGTGCTCGCCTCCGTTTACTCGTCACAGGCCGGTGTATGGGGTAATCCCATCTCAGCACCGCTTCCACCCGAGACTTATGCCGACGTTCAATTCACCCATGTCTGCATGCCCAGTGTGCTCGTTGGGGATTCACTTTACTGGCCGCTTAGTAGAAATTTCGCTAGTTCTTCACATATCCTTGAGTTTAATTTGGAGAGGCAGGGCCTAGCTGTGATAGAGTTGCCGGTGTATATATCTGAAGATTATACTGACCTCACGGCTATGCGTGCAGAGGGTGGTGGGCTTGGTTTCCTCTTCGTGTCAGAACCAGACGCCAGGGCTCAATTATGGAAGAGAAAGACCGATTGCGATGGTGTTGCCTCATGGGGGCTAGAAAAAACTATTGAACTAGACGAGCTACTTTCTTTGAATTCGGAGGAGGAGAGACAGTTCCTAATGTTTTCAGGGTTTGCTGAGTGCAATAATGTGGTGTTCTTGAAGACACGGATCGGTCCCTTCATGGTCGAGCTTGAGTCACTGCAGGTCAAGAAACTTTTTAAAACCACCAGCTTCTGTCATCCATTCGAAAGTGTCTATGTTGTCCCCTCTATCTCTAAGCAGCTAATTTTATGA
- the LOC127302520 gene encoding uncharacterized protein: MRGRTSHRGAAPTTSAAAASTSSKRHPEDEPASASEESGDEEVKPKPSRSFRKPPPSGSGEPSSSSESESDSDGLAERERELERVLADVPFGELQRARADGSLAARGGSAAAAAQKKARRESRKRPMEISTNVRPPRLREVIQVPKKVVRDPRFEPVYGDVDKEGFRKRYNFLFDKELPAEKEKLQKSMKKLKDPNAIEEVKSQITWIDKQLRSNPQKNVESEILRGHIKKEREAAKAGKQPYYLKKSEIRQRKLMDKYNELKETGKLDAFIEKRRKKNASKDHRYMPYRRDGGGA; the protein is encoded by the exons ATGAGAGGCCGCACCAGCCACCGCGGGGCCGCTCCCACCACCTCCGCCGCCGCGGCCTCGACTTCCAGCAAGCGCCACCCGGAAGATGAGCCCGCCTCAGCCTCCGAGGAATCGGGCGACGAGGAGGTAAAGCCCAAGCCCTCGCGTTCTTTCCGCAAACCGCCGCCGAGCGGATCCGGAGAACCCTCCTCGTCGTCTGAATCGGAGTCGGACAGCGACGGCCTCGCGGAGCGGGAGCGGGAGCTGGAGCGCGTGCTCGCCGACGTGCCTTTCGGGGAGCTGCAGCGCGCGCGCGCCGACGGGTCGCTCGCCGCGCGGGGAGGTTCTGCTGCCGCGGCCGCGCAGAAGAAGGCTCGCAGGGAGAGCAGGAAGAG GCCCATGGAGATCAGCACAAATGTGCGTCCGCCGAGGTTGAGGGAGGTGATCCAGGTTCCCAAGAAG GTTGTAAGGGATCCAAGATTCGAGCCTGTATATGGAGATGTTGACAAAGAAGG TTTCAGGAAAAGATACAATTTCTTATTCGACAAGGAACTCCCTGCAGAAAAAGAG AAACTCCAAAAGTCGATGAAGAAATTGAAGGACCCTAATGCCATTGAAGAAGTGAAGAGTCAGATCACCTGGATT GATAAGCAGTTGAGGTCTAATCCTCAGAAGAACGTTGAATCAGAAATTCTGCGTGGGCATATTAAGAAAGAGAGGGAAGCTGCCAAGGCCGGAAAACAGCCGTATTATCTGAAGAAAT CTGAAATTCGACAAAGGAAGTTGATGGATAAGTACAATGAGCTCAAG GAGACAGGAAAGCTTGATGCCTTTATCGAGAAGCGAAGGAAAAAGAATGCCTCAAAGGATCATCGCTACATGCCATACAGAAGGGATGGGGGTGGTGCATAA
- the LOC127302521 gene encoding F-box protein PP2-A13, whose product MGGAASSTARRGGATGLGDLPESCIAEVMLRLNPTEICGMARLSRTFRAAASGDGVWEAKLPRNYARLLAAAGAGGGDEEAAALEAEAIPKKEVYARLCRRNRLDGGTKEFWLDKAGGGTCLTIYSRALSITGIDDRRYWNYIPNDESRFRSVAYLSQVWWFEVRGEAEFCFPEGTYSLFFRVHLGRPFKRLGRRVYSAENIHGWDIKPVRFHLLTSDGQQAQYKCYLTDPGVWINHHVGDFVVKNSNEPLNIQFEMVQIDCTHTKGGLCVDSVVVRPQYLARKKGHRNYE is encoded by the exons ATGGGCGGCGCTGCCTCCTCGACGGCGAGGCGGGGCGGGGCGACGGGGCTGGGGGACCTGCCGGAGAGCTGCATCGCCGAGGTGATGCTCAGGCTCAACCCGACGGAGATCTGCGGGATGGCGCGGCTCAGCCGCACCTTCCGTGCCGCCGCGTCCGGGGACGGCGTCTGGGAGGCCAAGCTGCCGCGCAACTACGCGcggctcctcgccgccgccggcgcagGTGGTGGCGACGAGGAAGCCGCCGCGTTGGAGGCTGAGGCCATCCCGAAGAAGGAGGTGTACGCGCGGCTCTGCCGCAGAAACCGCCTCGACGGCGGCACCAAG GAGTTCTGGCTAGACAAGGCTGGTGGAGGCACCTGTTTGACAATCTATTCGAGGGCGCTTTCGATCACGGGCATTGATGATAGGAGATACTGGAACTACATTCCAAATGATGAATCAAG GTTCCGTTCGGTTGCTTATCTCTCGCAAGTTTGGTGGTTTGAAGTCAGAGGAGAGGCCGAGTTCTGCTTCCCAGAAGGTACTTATAGCCTGTTCTTCCGAGTTCATCTGGGCAGACCTTTCAAGCGGCTCGGTCGCCGGGTTTATAGCGCAGAGAACATCCATGGCTGGGACATAAAGCCGGTGCGCTTCCACCTGTTGACTTCGGACGGGCAGCAGGCTCAATACAAGTGCTATCTAACTGATCCAGGTGTATGGATCAACCATCATGTCGGTGATTTTGTCGTGAAGAACTCGAATGAACCACTGAATATCCAGTTTGAAATGGTTCAGATAGACTGCACACACACTAAAGGAGGTCTTTGTGTTGATTCGGTGGTTGTAAGACCTCAATACCTTGCGCGAAAAAAGGGACATCGGAATTATGAGTAG